In Spirochaetota bacterium, the genomic stretch GTGTATAAAAAGGACGGTTCCGGGAACTGGATACAGGACGCCTACATCAAAGCATCGAACGCTGGGGCGAGTGATTGGTTTGGCGTTTCAGTCGCGGTGAGCGGGGATACCATCGTGGTGGGCGCATCCGGAGAAGATGGTTCCGGCGCGGCATATGTGTTTAAGAAAAACAGTTCAGGAGACTGGATAGAAGATGATCTCCTTAAAGCCTCGAATGCGGAATCGGGTGATAATTTCGGCCATTCAGTCGCGGTGAGCGGGGATACGATCGTGGTGGGTGCATACGGAGAAGACAGCGGCCAGATCACGATCGACAATAGTGACAATCAACCCACGAGCGTGAATAATTTGGCAAGTGATTCCGGCGCTGCGTATGTGTATAAAAAGGACGGTTCCGGGAACTGGATCCAGGATGCCTACCTCAAAGCCTCGAACGCAGAATTGAGTGATCATTTCGGCTATTCAGTTGCTATAAGCGGGGATACCATCGTAGTGGGCGCAACAGGAGAAGCTGGTTCCGGCGCGGCATATGTGTTTAAGAAAAACAGTTCAGGAGACTGGATCGAAGATGATCTCCTCAAAGCCTCGAACGCTGAAGCGAGTGATAATTTTGGCATTTCGGTCGCGGTGAGCGGAGATACCATAGTCGTGGGCGCATACGCTGAAGACAGCGATCGGACGTTTATTACCAATGATGACGAGCTCGCGAGCACGGATAATTCGGCAGGTGATTCCGGCGCTGCATATGTGTTTAAGAGGGATGGTTCCGGGAACTGGATCCAGGATGCCTGCCTCAAAGCCTCCAACGCTAGAGCGAGTGATGGGTTTGGCGATTCAGTCGCGGTGAGCGGGGATATTATTGTGGTGGGGGCACACTCGGAAAAAAGCGGCCAGACCACCATCACGAATACAGACGGGCTCGCAAGCACGGTATTTACGTCGCCTGATTACGGTGCGGCATATGTGTTTAAGAAGGACGGTTCCGGGAACTGGTTCCAGGATGCCTACCTCAAGGCCTCGAATGCGGGTGGGGGTGATTTCTTTGGCTATGTCGCGGTGAGCGGGGATACGATCGTGGTGGGCGCAATCGGGGAAGACAGCGGCCAGACCACGATCATGAATACAGATGGAAGCGCGAACGCGGATGATTCGGCGGTTGAATCAGGCGCGGCATATGTGTTTACCTTGAAATAAGGGATTGTTACCTCTGCCCGCTCAGTTTCGCGACCAATCGCCCGACCGCCGCGAGGTAATCCTTCATTCCGTAATAAAAAATCGTGTTGTGGTCCGCCCGCGATATGGTGTACATCTCCTTGTCCGGCGAGGGCGACGCCTGGAAAAGCTCAACGCCGTCCGCGTAGGGTATGATATGATCCCGTTCCGCATGGATGATGAGGGTGGGCCCGGGGTACCCCTTGATCTTTTCCGCGTTCCTGAAAACCGGGTCGTTCCGGATTCCAAGGGCCTGCGTGTTCACGCCCAGGAGCCTTAGCAGCGGCACCGCGTTGGCGAACCCGCTCTCGATGATGAGCCCCTTGATCTCGCCGGGATTCGCGGAGGCGATCTCGAGGGCCGACGCGCTTCCCAGCGAACGGCCCATGATCACGAGGGGGCCGATAAACCCGTTCTGACGCGCATAGCTTTTAATAAACGTGAACGCAACGAGCGCGTCCTTCATCATGGACGATACCGAGGGTTTTCCGCCGGAGCGGCCGTACCCGCGGTAATCAACCGGGATGAAGTTGATTCCCATCTGCACGAAGAGCGGTCCAAGGTCGGCGTAATCCTCGACGATCTCACCGTTCCCGTGAAAAAATATGAATAGCGGCGCGTCCTGACGCGCCGCGTAGAACCTGCACCCTATGGAAACGGATCCCTCCACGGGGATAAGCAGGTCCGTGTATCCCCCGCCACGGGAATCGCCGGTTTCAGGGCGCGGATGAAAAAGTATTGAAGTAATCGAGGGATGATCGAATGCGGAATAATCGGCGCTCATGATGGACCTCCGGTCGGATAGCAGTAGCGGCACCGCAAAAATGGCGCAGATACACACCCGGGCGCATCGCCGCGCGATTCCGCGTACCCGGGTGCGGGTTAATGATGCCGAATACAGTGCCATTGGTTACGAGAATCGTACGCCATCCTGAAAAAGTTTTCAAGTAAATCATCGCACAGCGGAGAAACACCTGGCGGAGGCGGCACGGCAAAGCGGGACCGGTGTATCGGCCCCCCTTCTTTATTTTTCCCGAGCGCGCAAATAAAAAAGGCTGCCATATTCGGGCAGCCTTCGTGCGGTACTATTTGCGCGCTTTGCTTTTCTTTTTTGCCGGCGCCGGCTTCTTTTTCGCCTTCGCCTTAGGGGCAGCGGCCTTTTTCGCCTTGACGGGTTTGGCTTTCGCCGCGGGCTTCACCTTCACCATGTGGGCGAGTATCCACGAGGAAACAATGCCGATCACCCTGGATTTTTGCGGCTCGGCCTCGTTCATCGTCTCGTGGTAAAGGTCGGGGAAGATATGCAGCGTCTTCGCGCCGCGCGGGGTCGACGCTTTTCCATAGACCACCTCGCTTCCCCGGTAGTCCACGATCTTGTCCTCCTTGCCGTGGAACACGAGCAGGGGCATGGAAAGCTCCGCTGCGCGATCGAGGCATTCGGCGCCCGTGCCCATGAATTCCGTGAAGAATCGCGCGGACGCGAGGTTGTGCACGAGCGGATCGTTGACGTAGGCATCGATCACCTTCTGGTCGTGCGACAGGTCGTTCGCGTCCAGGCCGTTGGGCATCTGGAGCGCGGGGATATACTTTGAGAAAAATTTACCGAGGGTCTCTTTCCATTGCGGAATCGCCGCGGCGATCTTCAATCCGGCCGACGAAAGCACGAGGGCGTCCATGTCATCCGGATAGGTGAGGGCGTACTTGCAGGCGATGAGCCCGCCCATGCTGTGTCCCATGAGCATGAGGGGAAGGTTTTTCCCTTCATCGTGGACCATGGTGACGAAGGTTTTCAGGTCGTAGATGAAATCGCCGATTGCATCGATGTGTCCGCGCTTGCCGGCCGATTTGCCGTGGCCGCGATGATCGAGCGCGTATACCGAAATGTTCTTCCCGTCGAGAGCCTCGATAATGTTCATGTACCTGCCGGAGTGCTCGCCCAGGCCGTGGGCGAGTACGAGTATTCCCTTGGGTTTTGGAGCTGTCCAGGTCTGAAAAAATATTTCAAGGCCTCCCTTCCCCACAAAAGCACCTGTTATATGTTTAAAATTCTTCATCCGATTACCTCATTTGGAATGTAGTATGCTGATCTAATGTTTTTCTCACGGCGGCGGTTAAAAATCAATTACTTTCTAGGGCCTGTTCCCTTCCGATTAAAAATATTTGACACAAGCCCCGTCAGCTATGATCGTTTGGGATATGGACCTTAAGCGCGTTCGCCAGTCGCTGCTTCTCCTGGCCGGGATCATCACGTTCGGTACCTTCGGGTATCATTTTATCGTGGGGATGAGCCTGTTCGATTCGTTTTACATGACCGTAATCACCATCAGCACTGTCGGCTTTTCCGAAATCGCCCCCCTGGGGACCGCGGGTCGGATACTCACCGTGATCATCATTATCACCGGTACGGCGACACTGGCGTACACGGTCGGAAATATCGTAAAAATGTTCGTCGAGGGGGAGCTCTCAAAGACATTCGGGAGGCGCAAGGTGGAAAAACAGATCGCAAACCTGAGCGAGCATTACATAATATGCGGATACGGGCGCATCGGGAGCCTTATCTGCAGGGAGCTCAAATCGCAGGGTATCGATTTCGTGGTGATCGAAAATAACCTGCAGGCGATACAGTCGCTTGAGAAGGATCGGTACTATTATGTGGCCATGGACGCGACCTCGGAGGAGGCGCTGTTCAAGGCCGGGATCGAGCGCGCGAAGGGAATCGTGACCGCGGTGGAGTCGGACGCCGACAATGTCTATATCACCCTGACGGCGAAGGGTATCCGTCCGGATATTTACATATTATCCCGCTCCTCCGACGAAAAATCGGAGACGAAGCTGAAAAAGGCCGGGGCGACCAGGGTGGTAACCCCGTACCTGATTGGCGGCAAGAGGATGGCGCAAGTGCTCATTCGCCCCACCGTGGTCGACTTCGTCGATATCGCGCTCATGGACAAGCGCCTGGGGCTTTCCATGGAGGAATTCAGGATCAGGGAGGCGTCCGGACTCGTGGGTAAAAACCTGGTGGAGAGCAACCTCCGAAAGGATTACGGGGTTATAATCGTAGCCATAAGCAAAACGGACGGGGACATGATTTTCAATCCGCAGCCCCAGGAAGTGCTCAGGAGCGGGGACATCATCGTACTTCTGGGGAAAAGGGAAGACCTCATGAGGATGAACATAGACCTCTAGGGATCAGCGATCCCTGCTTTTCATCACTTTCGAAATTTCCCGAATGAGATCATCCAGTTTAAACGGCTTCGCAAGGAACAAGTCTACCACGTTTTTGTAGGCCTTGAGATCGGTCAGCATCCACCCCGAAAGCAGTACCGTGGTCACCTTCTCGTCTATCTCCTTGACGCGCGCGGCAAGCTCGATGCCGCTTATGCCCGGTATCCCGTAATCCGTAACAACCAGGTGAAAGGTGCCCTTGCGGAAGACCTCGAGCGCTTCCTCCCCGGATTCGCACAGGACCACCCGGTTGCCCATCGAATCGAAGAGCTCCTCGAGAATGTCCCTGAGGGCCTTTTCGTCCTCTACCACGAGTATGTCCAGGTCGCGCAGTTTGAACGATTCCTGTTCGGGCTCCCTGGGTCCCTTTCCGATGAGAAGCGAGGGGGGCAGGGCGGCCTTGATGCTGTAGGAGGTATTCGATTCCTCCTCGATGATCTTGATATTGAGTTTCTCGGCGATACGCCTTATGTCGACGTCGGCGAACGGCGCCATGGGCGCCTGTT encodes the following:
- a CDS encoding alpha/beta hydrolase; protein product: MSADYSAFDHPSITSILFHPRPETGDSRGGGYTDLLIPVEGSVSIGCRFYAARQDAPLFIFFHGNGEIVEDYADLGPLFVQMGINFIPVDYRGYGRSGGKPSVSSMMKDALVAFTFIKSYARQNGFIGPLVIMGRSLGSASALEIASANPGEIKGLIIESGFANAVPLLRLLGVNTQALGIRNDPVFRNAEKIKGYPGPTLIIHAERDHIIPYADGVELFQASPSPDKEMYTISRADHNTIFYYGMKDYLAAVGRLVAKLSGQR
- a CDS encoding alpha/beta hydrolase; the protein is MKNFKHITGAFVGKGGLEIFFQTWTAPKPKGILVLAHGLGEHSGRYMNIIEALDGKNISVYALDHRGHGKSAGKRGHIDAIGDFIYDLKTFVTMVHDEGKNLPLMLMGHSMGGLIACKYALTYPDDMDALVLSSAGLKIAAAIPQWKETLGKFFSKYIPALQMPNGLDANDLSHDQKVIDAYVNDPLVHNLASARFFTEFMGTGAECLDRAAELSMPLLVFHGKEDKIVDYRGSEVVYGKASTPRGAKTLHIFPDLYHETMNEAEPQKSRVIGIVSSWILAHMVKVKPAAKAKPVKAKKAAAPKAKAKKKPAPAKKKSKARK
- a CDS encoding potassium channel protein; this translates as MIVWDMDLKRVRQSLLLLAGIITFGTFGYHFIVGMSLFDSFYMTVITISTVGFSEIAPLGTAGRILTVIIIITGTATLAYTVGNIVKMFVEGELSKTFGRRKVEKQIANLSEHYIICGYGRIGSLICRELKSQGIDFVVIENNLQAIQSLEKDRYYYVAMDATSEEALFKAGIERAKGIVTAVESDADNVYITLTAKGIRPDIYILSRSSDEKSETKLKKAGATRVVTPYLIGGKRMAQVLIRPTVVDFVDIALMDKRLGLSMEEFRIREASGLVGKNLVESNLRKDYGVIIVAISKTDGDMIFNPQPQEVLRSGDIIVLLGKREDLMRMNIDL